The following proteins are co-located in the Symphalangus syndactylus isolate Jambi chromosome 21, NHGRI_mSymSyn1-v2.1_pri, whole genome shotgun sequence genome:
- the PGGHG gene encoding protein-glucosylgalactosylhydroxylysine glucosidase isoform X2, whose translation MEDAGEDPTTFAAHSLPSDPRLLATVTNAYLGTRVFHDTLHVSGVYNGAGGDTHRAMLPSPLNVRLEAPAGMREQLTETFALDTNTGSFLHTLEGPRFRASQCIYAHRTLPHVLAFRVSIARLAPGSGPITLLLRSVFSPESPDLDLHQGPDFQGARYLYGQTLTPEQPWGPQQEVHMLWTPAPPDLTLGEGEEDRTWDFLTAVGSSQAEAQACLTEALQLQARGALYTAHTQAWAQLWAECGLDMVGPLPLRQALRGSLYYLLSALPQPKAPGYICHGLSPGGLSNGSREECYWGHVFWDQDLWMFPNILMFHPEAARAILEYRIRTLGGALENAQNLGYQGAKFAWESAGSGLEVCPEDIYGAQEVHINGAVVLAFELYYHTTQDLQLFREAGGWDVVRAVAEFWCSRVEWSPREEEYHLRGVMSPDEYHSGVNNSVYTNVLVQNSLRFAAALAQDLGLPIPSQWLAVADKIKVPFDVEQNFHPEFDGYEPGEVVKQADVVLLGYPVPFSLSPDVRRKNLEIYEAVTSPQGPAMTWSMFAVGWMELKDAARAWGLLDRSFANMAEPFKVWTENADGSGAVNFLTGMGGFLQAVVFGCTGFRVTRAGVTFDPVCLPGISRVSVSGIFYQGNKLNFSFSEDSVTVEVTARAGPWAPHLEAELWPSQSRLSLLPGHKVSFPCSAGRIQTSPPKPPGSSSSEFPGTTF comes from the exons ATGGAGGACGCCGGCGAGGACCCCACCACGTTTGCTGCCCACTCTCTGCCCAGTGACCCCCGTCTCTTGGCCACTGTGACCAACGCATACCTGGGCACACGAGTGTTTCACGACACGCTGCACGTGAGCGGCGTGTACAATGGGGCTGGTGGGGACACGCACCGGGCCATGCTGCCCAGCCCCCTCAACGTCCGGCTGGAGGCTCCTGCAGGGATGAGGGAGCAGCTGACCGAGACCTTTGCCCTGGACACCAACACAG GCTCCTTTCTTCACACCTTGGAGGGCCCCCGCTTCCGGGCCTCCCAGTGCATCTATGCGCACCGCACGCTGCCCCACGTCCTGGCTTTCCGTGTGTCCATCGCCCGCCTGGCCCCCGGGAGTGGGCCCATCACGCTGCTCCTGCGGTCAGTCTTCTCCCCAGAAAGCCCAGACCTGGACCTGCATCAGGGTCCTGACTTCCAGGGAGCCCG GTACCTGTATGGCCAgaccctcacccctgagcagccctgGGGGCCACAGCAAGAGGTGCACATGCTGTGGACACCAGCACCCCCAGACCTGACCCTTGGGGAAGGTGAGGAGGACAGGACGTGGGACTTCCTGACGGCGGTGGGCAGCAGCCAGGCTGAGGCCCAGGCCTGTCTCACTGAGGCCCTGCAGCTGCAGGCCAGGGGAGCTCTGTACACGGCTCACACACAGGCCTGGGCCCAACTCTGGGCAGAATGTGGCTTGGACATGGTGGGGCCCCTGCCGCTGCGCCAGGCCCTGCGTGGCTCCCTCTACTACCTGCTCAGTGCCCTGCCCCAGCCCAAGGCCCCAGGATACATCTGCCATGGCCTCAGTCCTGGGGGCCTCTCCAATGGGAGCCGTGAGGAATGCTACTGGGGCCACGTCTTCTGGGACCAG GACCTCTGGATGTTCCCGAATATCCTGATGTTCCACCCAGAAGCCGCCAGGGCCATCCTGGAGTACCGAATCCGCACGCTGGGCGGGGCCCTGGAGAACGCCCAGAACCTGGGCTACCAG GGAGCCAAGTTTGCCTGGGAGAGTGCAGGCTCCGGCCTAGAGGTTTGCCCTGAGGACATTTacggagcccaggaggtccacaTCAACGGGGCCGTGGTGTTGGCCTTCGAGTTGTACTACCATACCACCCAG GACCTGCAGCTATTTCGAGAGGCTGGTGGCTGGGACGTGGTCAGGGCTGTGGCCGAGTTTTGGTGCAGTCGTGTTGAGTGGAGCCCCAGGGAGGAGGAGTACCACCTGAGAG GAGTCATGTCCCCCGACGAGTACCATTCAGGGGTCAACAACTCTGTGTACACCAACGTCCTGGTCCAGAACAG CCTGCGCTTTGCTGCTGCCCTGGCCCAGGACCTGGGTCTGCCCATCCCCAGTCAGTGGCTGGCGGTGGCTGACAAGATCAAGGTACCCTTTGACGTGGAGCAGAACTTCCATCCGGAGTTCGATGGGTATGAGCCTG GAGAGGTGGTGAAGCAGGCAGACGTCGTGCTCCTGGGATACCCTGTCCCCTTCTCCCTGAGTCCTGACGTTCGCAGGAAAAACCTGGAGATTTACGAGGCTGTGACGTCCCCCCAGGGCCCCGCCATGACCTGG AGCATGTTTGCTGTGggctggatggagctgaaggacGCAGCGCGGGCCTGGGGCCTCCTGGACAGGAGCTTTGCCAACATGGCTGAACccttcaag GTGTGGACGGAGAATGCAGACGGGTCAGGTGCTGTGAACTTCCTGACAGGCATGGGAGGCTTCCTGCAGGCCGTGGTCTTCGGGTGCACGGGGTTCAG GGTGACCCGAGCGGGTGTGACCTTTGACCCTGTGTGTCTGCCGGGGATCTCCAGAGTGAGCGTCTCCGGCATCTTCTACCAGGGGAACAAGCTCAACTTCTCTTTTTCCGAGGACTCCGTGACTGTGGAGGTCACAGCTCGAGCAGGACCCTGGGCTCCCCACCTGGAGGCTGAGCTGTGGCCGTCCCAGTCCCGGCTCTCCCTGTTGCCAG GACACAAGGTCTCCTTTCCCTGCTCGGCTGGCCGGATACAAACGTCACCCCCGAAGCCACCTGGAAGTTCCAGCTCCGAGTTCCCTGGGACCACTTTTTGA
- the PGGHG gene encoding protein-glucosylgalactosylhydroxylysine glucosidase isoform X3 codes for MEDAGEDPTTFAAHSLPSDPRLLATVTNAYLGTRVFHDTLHVSGVYNGAGGDTHRAMLPSPLNVRLEAPAGMREQLTETFALDTNTGSFLHTLEGPRFRASQCIYAHRTLPHVLAFRVSIARLAPGSGPITLLLRSVFSPESPDLDLHQGPDFQGARYLYGQTLTPEQPWGPQQEVHMLWTPAPPDLTLGEGEEDRTWDFLTAVGSSQAEAQACLTEALQLQARGALYTAHTQAWAQLWAECGLDMVGPLPLRQALRGSLYYLLSALPQPKAPGYICHGLSPGGLSNGSREECYWGHVFWDQNEGPCSQDLWMFPNILMFHPEAARAILEYRIRTLGGALENAQNLGYQDLQLFREAGGWDVVRAVAEFWCSRVEWSPREEEYHLRGVMSPDEYHSGVNNSVYTNVLVQNSLRFAAALAQDLGLPIPSQWLAVADKIKVPFDVEQNFHPEFDGYEPGEVVKQADVVLLGYPVPFSLSPDVRRKNLEIYEAVTSPQGPAMTWSMFAVGWMELKDAARAWGLLDRSFANMAEPFKVWTENADGSGAVNFLTGMGGFLQAVVFGCTGFRVTRAGVTFDPVCLPGISRVSVSGIFYQGNKLNFSFSEDSVTVEVTARAGPWAPHLEAELWPSQSRLSLLPGHKVSFPCSAGRIQTSPPKPPGSSSSEFPGTTF; via the exons ATGGAGGACGCCGGCGAGGACCCCACCACGTTTGCTGCCCACTCTCTGCCCAGTGACCCCCGTCTCTTGGCCACTGTGACCAACGCATACCTGGGCACACGAGTGTTTCACGACACGCTGCACGTGAGCGGCGTGTACAATGGGGCTGGTGGGGACACGCACCGGGCCATGCTGCCCAGCCCCCTCAACGTCCGGCTGGAGGCTCCTGCAGGGATGAGGGAGCAGCTGACCGAGACCTTTGCCCTGGACACCAACACAG GCTCCTTTCTTCACACCTTGGAGGGCCCCCGCTTCCGGGCCTCCCAGTGCATCTATGCGCACCGCACGCTGCCCCACGTCCTGGCTTTCCGTGTGTCCATCGCCCGCCTGGCCCCCGGGAGTGGGCCCATCACGCTGCTCCTGCGGTCAGTCTTCTCCCCAGAAAGCCCAGACCTGGACCTGCATCAGGGTCCTGACTTCCAGGGAGCCCG GTACCTGTATGGCCAgaccctcacccctgagcagccctgGGGGCCACAGCAAGAGGTGCACATGCTGTGGACACCAGCACCCCCAGACCTGACCCTTGGGGAAGGTGAGGAGGACAGGACGTGGGACTTCCTGACGGCGGTGGGCAGCAGCCAGGCTGAGGCCCAGGCCTGTCTCACTGAGGCCCTGCAGCTGCAGGCCAGGGGAGCTCTGTACACGGCTCACACACAGGCCTGGGCCCAACTCTGGGCAGAATGTGGCTTGGACATGGTGGGGCCCCTGCCGCTGCGCCAGGCCCTGCGTGGCTCCCTCTACTACCTGCTCAGTGCCCTGCCCCAGCCCAAGGCCCCAGGATACATCTGCCATGGCCTCAGTCCTGGGGGCCTCTCCAATGGGAGCCGTGAGGAATGCTACTGGGGCCACGTCTTCTGGGACCAG AACGAGGGACCATGCTCTCAGGACCTCTGGATGTTCCCGAATATCCTGATGTTCCACCCAGAAGCCGCCAGGGCCATCCTGGAGTACCGAATCCGCACGCTGGGCGGGGCCCTGGAGAACGCCCAGAACCTGGGCTACCAG GACCTGCAGCTATTTCGAGAGGCTGGTGGCTGGGACGTGGTCAGGGCTGTGGCCGAGTTTTGGTGCAGTCGTGTTGAGTGGAGCCCCAGGGAGGAGGAGTACCACCTGAGAG GAGTCATGTCCCCCGACGAGTACCATTCAGGGGTCAACAACTCTGTGTACACCAACGTCCTGGTCCAGAACAG CCTGCGCTTTGCTGCTGCCCTGGCCCAGGACCTGGGTCTGCCCATCCCCAGTCAGTGGCTGGCGGTGGCTGACAAGATCAAGGTACCCTTTGACGTGGAGCAGAACTTCCATCCGGAGTTCGATGGGTATGAGCCTG GAGAGGTGGTGAAGCAGGCAGACGTCGTGCTCCTGGGATACCCTGTCCCCTTCTCCCTGAGTCCTGACGTTCGCAGGAAAAACCTGGAGATTTACGAGGCTGTGACGTCCCCCCAGGGCCCCGCCATGACCTGG AGCATGTTTGCTGTGggctggatggagctgaaggacGCAGCGCGGGCCTGGGGCCTCCTGGACAGGAGCTTTGCCAACATGGCTGAACccttcaag GTGTGGACGGAGAATGCAGACGGGTCAGGTGCTGTGAACTTCCTGACAGGCATGGGAGGCTTCCTGCAGGCCGTGGTCTTCGGGTGCACGGGGTTCAG GGTGACCCGAGCGGGTGTGACCTTTGACCCTGTGTGTCTGCCGGGGATCTCCAGAGTGAGCGTCTCCGGCATCTTCTACCAGGGGAACAAGCTCAACTTCTCTTTTTCCGAGGACTCCGTGACTGTGGAGGTCACAGCTCGAGCAGGACCCTGGGCTCCCCACCTGGAGGCTGAGCTGTGGCCGTCCCAGTCCCGGCTCTCCCTGTTGCCAG GACACAAGGTCTCCTTTCCCTGCTCGGCTGGCCGGATACAAACGTCACCCCCGAAGCCACCTGGAAGTTCCAGCTCCGAGTTCCCTGGGACCACTTTTTGA
- the PGGHG gene encoding protein-glucosylgalactosylhydroxylysine glucosidase isoform X1, with amino-acid sequence MEDAGEDPTTFAAHSLPSDPRLLATVTNAYLGTRVFHDTLHVSGVYNGAGGDTHRAMLPSPLNVRLEAPAGMREQLTETFALDTNTGSFLHTLEGPRFRASQCIYAHRTLPHVLAFRVSIARLAPGSGPITLLLRSVFSPESPDLDLHQGPDFQGARYLYGQTLTPEQPWGPQQEVHMLWTPAPPDLTLGEGEEDRTWDFLTAVGSSQAEAQACLTEALQLQARGALYTAHTQAWAQLWAECGLDMVGPLPLRQALRGSLYYLLSALPQPKAPGYICHGLSPGGLSNGSREECYWGHVFWDQNEGPCSQDLWMFPNILMFHPEAARAILEYRIRTLGGALENAQNLGYQGAKFAWESAGSGLEVCPEDIYGAQEVHINGAVVLAFELYYHTTQDLQLFREAGGWDVVRAVAEFWCSRVEWSPREEEYHLRGVMSPDEYHSGVNNSVYTNVLVQNSLRFAAALAQDLGLPIPSQWLAVADKIKVPFDVEQNFHPEFDGYEPGEVVKQADVVLLGYPVPFSLSPDVRRKNLEIYEAVTSPQGPAMTWSMFAVGWMELKDAARAWGLLDRSFANMAEPFKVWTENADGSGAVNFLTGMGGFLQAVVFGCTGFRVTRAGVTFDPVCLPGISRVSVSGIFYQGNKLNFSFSEDSVTVEVTARAGPWAPHLEAELWPSQSRLSLLPGHKVSFPCSAGRIQTSPPKPPGSSSSEFPGTTF; translated from the exons ATGGAGGACGCCGGCGAGGACCCCACCACGTTTGCTGCCCACTCTCTGCCCAGTGACCCCCGTCTCTTGGCCACTGTGACCAACGCATACCTGGGCACACGAGTGTTTCACGACACGCTGCACGTGAGCGGCGTGTACAATGGGGCTGGTGGGGACACGCACCGGGCCATGCTGCCCAGCCCCCTCAACGTCCGGCTGGAGGCTCCTGCAGGGATGAGGGAGCAGCTGACCGAGACCTTTGCCCTGGACACCAACACAG GCTCCTTTCTTCACACCTTGGAGGGCCCCCGCTTCCGGGCCTCCCAGTGCATCTATGCGCACCGCACGCTGCCCCACGTCCTGGCTTTCCGTGTGTCCATCGCCCGCCTGGCCCCCGGGAGTGGGCCCATCACGCTGCTCCTGCGGTCAGTCTTCTCCCCAGAAAGCCCAGACCTGGACCTGCATCAGGGTCCTGACTTCCAGGGAGCCCG GTACCTGTATGGCCAgaccctcacccctgagcagccctgGGGGCCACAGCAAGAGGTGCACATGCTGTGGACACCAGCACCCCCAGACCTGACCCTTGGGGAAGGTGAGGAGGACAGGACGTGGGACTTCCTGACGGCGGTGGGCAGCAGCCAGGCTGAGGCCCAGGCCTGTCTCACTGAGGCCCTGCAGCTGCAGGCCAGGGGAGCTCTGTACACGGCTCACACACAGGCCTGGGCCCAACTCTGGGCAGAATGTGGCTTGGACATGGTGGGGCCCCTGCCGCTGCGCCAGGCCCTGCGTGGCTCCCTCTACTACCTGCTCAGTGCCCTGCCCCAGCCCAAGGCCCCAGGATACATCTGCCATGGCCTCAGTCCTGGGGGCCTCTCCAATGGGAGCCGTGAGGAATGCTACTGGGGCCACGTCTTCTGGGACCAG AACGAGGGACCATGCTCTCAGGACCTCTGGATGTTCCCGAATATCCTGATGTTCCACCCAGAAGCCGCCAGGGCCATCCTGGAGTACCGAATCCGCACGCTGGGCGGGGCCCTGGAGAACGCCCAGAACCTGGGCTACCAG GGAGCCAAGTTTGCCTGGGAGAGTGCAGGCTCCGGCCTAGAGGTTTGCCCTGAGGACATTTacggagcccaggaggtccacaTCAACGGGGCCGTGGTGTTGGCCTTCGAGTTGTACTACCATACCACCCAG GACCTGCAGCTATTTCGAGAGGCTGGTGGCTGGGACGTGGTCAGGGCTGTGGCCGAGTTTTGGTGCAGTCGTGTTGAGTGGAGCCCCAGGGAGGAGGAGTACCACCTGAGAG GAGTCATGTCCCCCGACGAGTACCATTCAGGGGTCAACAACTCTGTGTACACCAACGTCCTGGTCCAGAACAG CCTGCGCTTTGCTGCTGCCCTGGCCCAGGACCTGGGTCTGCCCATCCCCAGTCAGTGGCTGGCGGTGGCTGACAAGATCAAGGTACCCTTTGACGTGGAGCAGAACTTCCATCCGGAGTTCGATGGGTATGAGCCTG GAGAGGTGGTGAAGCAGGCAGACGTCGTGCTCCTGGGATACCCTGTCCCCTTCTCCCTGAGTCCTGACGTTCGCAGGAAAAACCTGGAGATTTACGAGGCTGTGACGTCCCCCCAGGGCCCCGCCATGACCTGG AGCATGTTTGCTGTGggctggatggagctgaaggacGCAGCGCGGGCCTGGGGCCTCCTGGACAGGAGCTTTGCCAACATGGCTGAACccttcaag GTGTGGACGGAGAATGCAGACGGGTCAGGTGCTGTGAACTTCCTGACAGGCATGGGAGGCTTCCTGCAGGCCGTGGTCTTCGGGTGCACGGGGTTCAG GGTGACCCGAGCGGGTGTGACCTTTGACCCTGTGTGTCTGCCGGGGATCTCCAGAGTGAGCGTCTCCGGCATCTTCTACCAGGGGAACAAGCTCAACTTCTCTTTTTCCGAGGACTCCGTGACTGTGGAGGTCACAGCTCGAGCAGGACCCTGGGCTCCCCACCTGGAGGCTGAGCTGTGGCCGTCCCAGTCCCGGCTCTCCCTGTTGCCAG GACACAAGGTCTCCTTTCCCTGCTCGGCTGGCCGGATACAAACGTCACCCCCGAAGCCACCTGGAAGTTCCAGCTCCGAGTTCCCTGGGACCACTTTTTGA